A genomic stretch from Natranaerobius trueperi includes:
- the plsX gene encoding phosphate acyltransferase PlsX translates to MTVRIAVDVMGGDNAPNAPLDGAIQAMQENDDIEIVLFGEKHLIDNHLDKKNIVNIKDRIHIDNTTEVITNDDNPTKAIKEKNDSSLIKAMVAVKNGEVDAMVSSGNTGAFMAGGLLKVGRLAKIKRPALAPVFPTFDGKGTIVLDVGATMDPKPENLKDFAIMGSLYVEKVLKRDLPKVGLINVGEEASKGNQLVKESYELLQTTGINFQGNIEARELLSGKVDVAVCEGFLGNVLLKFMEGFGKDMFNTMKNEFTSSLTGQLGAMLLKPNLKNLKNRFDYSEYGGAPFLGINGILVKSHGSSDDLAIKNAINKQSYHLAKENILTAFSEEIMKGVE, encoded by the coding sequence ATGACTGTTAGAATTGCTGTTGATGTCATGGGGGGCGATAATGCTCCTAATGCCCCATTAGATGGAGCTATTCAAGCTATGCAGGAAAATGATGATATTGAAATAGTTCTTTTTGGGGAAAAACATCTTATAGATAATCATTTAGATAAAAAAAATATAGTTAATATCAAAGACAGGATACATATTGATAACACAACTGAAGTTATTACTAATGATGACAATCCAACTAAGGCTATTAAAGAAAAAAATGATTCATCATTGATAAAAGCTATGGTAGCTGTAAAAAATGGTGAAGTAGACGCTATGGTAAGTTCCGGAAACACAGGTGCTTTTATGGCGGGAGGCCTTTTAAAAGTAGGTCGTCTTGCAAAAATAAAAAGACCAGCTTTAGCACCAGTGTTTCCAACTTTTGATGGAAAGGGCACGATAGTTCTCGACGTGGGAGCTACTATGGATCCCAAACCTGAAAATTTAAAAGATTTTGCGATCATGGGAAGTTTGTATGTGGAGAAAGTCTTAAAGCGAGATTTACCGAAAGTTGGATTAATAAATGTAGGTGAGGAAGCTAGTAAAGGAAATCAATTAGTAAAAGAGTCGTATGAATTACTGCAAACCACAGGTATAAATTTCCAAGGAAATATAGAGGCTCGAGAATTACTCTCTGGAAAGGTAGATGTAGCTGTTTGTGAAGGGTTTTTGGGGAATGTGTTATTGAAATTTATGGAAGGTTTTGGAAAAGACATGTTCAATACAATGAAAAATGAATTTACTTCAAGTTTAACTGGACAATTAGGAGCCATGCTTTTAAAACCTAACTTAAAAAACCTTAAGAATCGTTTCGATTATAGTGAATATGGTGGTGCTCCTTTTTTAGGTATTAATGGTATTTTAGTAAAAAGTCATGGTTCATCTGATGATTTAGCAATAAAAAATGCTATTAATAAACAAAGCTATCATCTTGCTAAAGAAAACATTCTAACGGCCTTTTCAGAGGAAATAATGAAAGGAGTAGAATAG
- a CDS encoding PDZ domain-containing protein → MRQNLQHNSWFKIFFKILLVTVLLLLLTQVNIDYYLVRPGTVVETSEVINVKENGQEYGNLFLTTVNQAPSNIVTFLYGSVSPNVELRPGEEVIPPEIDTQEYHEMMQQYMIDSQNMAKVVALDNMGYNVDLKGEGVRLLEISEDSPAQGILEPNDLIIEIDDKDVILAEQFVNYISDMTVGDEVELTVKRKEERIVESIETIDHPENPTQGFLGVYIKSENWEPVTPVEIDIDAGEIGGPSAGLMFVLEIMNQLTENDLTDDSKIAGTGAINLDGTVTPVGGVNHKVRAAEEIDAKYFFVPKENYKEAEQAATTIEIVKVENVSEAKEFLEEL, encoded by the coding sequence ATGAGACAAAACTTACAACACAATAGTTGGTTTAAAATATTTTTTAAAATTCTTTTAGTAACTGTATTATTATTACTACTCACCCAGGTAAATATAGATTATTATTTAGTTCGTCCAGGGACAGTAGTTGAAACAAGTGAAGTTATTAATGTAAAAGAGAATGGTCAAGAATATGGCAATTTGTTTTTGACTACAGTAAACCAAGCTCCTAGTAATATTGTAACTTTCTTATATGGTTCGGTTTCGCCTAATGTTGAACTTCGTCCGGGAGAAGAAGTGATTCCACCTGAAATCGATACACAGGAATATCATGAAATGATGCAACAATACATGATTGACAGTCAAAATATGGCTAAAGTGGTTGCGTTAGATAATATGGGATATAATGTTGATTTAAAAGGAGAAGGTGTCAGATTATTAGAGATTTCTGAAGATAGTCCAGCACAGGGTATTCTAGAACCAAATGATTTGATAATTGAAATTGACGATAAAGATGTAATTTTAGCTGAACAATTTGTTAATTATATTTCCGATATGACTGTTGGAGATGAGGTAGAACTTACTGTTAAGAGAAAAGAAGAACGAATAGTGGAATCAATAGAAACTATAGACCATCCAGAAAATCCCACCCAAGGTTTTTTAGGGGTTTATATTAAAAGTGAAAACTGGGAACCTGTTACACCTGTAGAAATAGATATCGATGCAGGTGAAATAGGGGGGCCCTCAGCAGGTTTGATGTTTGTTTTAGAAATTATGAATCAATTAACAGAAAATGATTTAACTGATGATAGTAAGATCGCAGGTACAGGTGCAATAAACCTAGATGGTACAGTTACTCCGGTTGGAGGAGTTAATCATAAAGTTCGTGCAGCTGAAGAAATCGATGCAAAGTACTTTTTTGTTCCTAAAGAAAACTATAAAGAAGCAGAACAGGCCGCAACAACTATTGAGATAGTTAAGGTTGAAAATGTGTCTGAAGCAAAAGAATTTTTAGAAGAACTATAA
- the fabG gene encoding 3-oxoacyl-[acyl-carrier-protein] reductase has product MSKTAVITGGSRGIGREITLTLAKAGYDVIINYASNSDASYEVKKEVEEIGQRAECFQASVDDFEAVQKMADFVSEEFGTVDVLINNAGITKDKLFLRMSEQDFQKVIDVNLKGVYNCSKVFSRMMMKNKSGSIINMSSVAGVMGNPGQANYSASKAGVIGFTKSLAREFAPRGVRINAVAPGFIDTDMTKQLSEKVKDELLNQIPLNRYGEAEEVAKTVLFLVEDATYMTGQVLSVDGGMAM; this is encoded by the coding sequence ATGAGTAAAACTGCTGTTATTACTGGTGGTTCTCGCGGGATTGGACGTGAAATAACTTTGACTTTAGCAAAGGCAGGTTATGATGTGATTATTAATTATGCTTCTAATTCAGACGCATCTTATGAAGTTAAAAAAGAAGTTGAAGAAATCGGTCAAAGGGCAGAGTGTTTTCAAGCTTCTGTGGATGATTTTGAAGCTGTACAAAAAATGGCAGATTTTGTTTCTGAGGAATTTGGGACAGTTGACGTATTAATAAATAATGCAGGTATTACAAAAGACAAATTATTTTTGAGAATGAGTGAACAAGACTTTCAAAAAGTAATTGATGTTAATTTGAAAGGAGTTTATAATTGTAGTAAAGTATTTTCTAGGATGATGATGAAAAATAAATCTGGTAGTATTATTAACATGTCCTCAGTAGCAGGTGTTATGGGTAACCCAGGTCAAGCTAATTACTCTGCAAGTAAGGCTGGGGTTATTGGATTTACTAAATCACTAGCTCGTGAATTTGCTCCTAGGGGTGTTAGAATAAATGCTGTGGCACCCGGATTTATAGATACAGATATGACAAAACAGCTTTCTGAAAAAGTAAAAGATGAGTTACTTAATCAAATACCTTTGAATCGTTATGGAGAGGCAGAAGAAGTAGCAAAGACTGTTTTATTTCTAGTAGAAGACGCTACATATATGACTGGGCAAGTTCTTAGTGTTGACGGTGGTATGGCAATGTAA
- the acpP gene encoding acyl carrier protein has protein sequence MANFDKVKEIVVDQLGVDEDQVTMEADFTEDLEADSLDIVELIMALEEEFDMEISDEEAEKMGTVSDVVNYIEKNK, from the coding sequence GTGGCGAACTTTGATAAAGTAAAAGAAATAGTTGTAGATCAACTTGGGGTAGATGAAGACCAAGTGACTATGGAAGCTGACTTTACTGAAGATTTAGAAGCTGACTCATTGGATATTGTAGAGCTTATTATGGCACTTGAAGAAGAGTTTGATATGGAAATTTCAGATGAGGAAGCAGAAAAAATGGGTACTGTTAGTGATGTTGTTAATTACATCGAAAAAAACAAATAA
- a CDS encoding nucleotidyltransferase, whose product MNGLGIVAEYNPFHIGHMYHINQSINKLNPDFTVAILSGNWVQRGEPAIIDKWKRTRAALNHGIDLVIELPYIWATQSAAEFAFGSVSLLNALNCVSYQTFGSESNDISSLYKAAYKATYETEEFKSTLQYHLDKGKTYSEAYTIALDLETSNPNDILGLEYLKNHIKLNTNIESSTIQRIGSSYTNTDFSGKFSSASAIRKIIKEDNSIETLSETVPDKSYQLLLDAYKNNDTVFLEHLGDFILYKLRVTDSKKLCKIVEWEPGMENLFKSAALESNYFENFITKCKTKRYTRARINRFLIHSLVDLNKESVKNFNYFGPPYIRILGMNSNGRKALKTISKQSSSPIITRPRNDLRKLDEYARTCFEWEVKTTALYNLIRDKTGKEEFSTPPIVLK is encoded by the coding sequence ATGAACGGACTCGGAATTGTAGCTGAATATAATCCTTTTCACATTGGGCATATGTATCACATTAACCAAAGCATTAATAAGCTTAACCCTGATTTCACTGTTGCGATATTAAGTGGGAATTGGGTTCAACGAGGTGAACCCGCTATTATAGACAAATGGAAAAGGACAAGAGCTGCTCTTAACCATGGCATAGATTTAGTAATTGAACTACCATATATTTGGGCAACCCAAAGTGCCGCAGAATTTGCATTTGGCAGTGTTTCATTATTAAATGCACTGAATTGTGTATCATATCAAACTTTCGGAAGTGAAAGTAATGATATCTCTTCCCTTTATAAAGCTGCATATAAGGCCACTTATGAAACAGAAGAATTTAAATCAACTCTTCAATACCATTTAGATAAAGGTAAAACCTATTCAGAGGCCTATACTATTGCACTTGATTTAGAGACTTCTAATCCTAATGATATTTTAGGATTAGAATATTTAAAAAATCATATAAAACTAAATACAAATATTGAATCAAGTACAATTCAACGAATTGGTAGTTCATATACTAATACTGATTTCTCAGGAAAATTTAGTAGTGCATCAGCTATAAGAAAAATTATTAAAGAAGATAACAGTATTGAAACTCTTAGCGAAACAGTTCCAGATAAAAGTTATCAATTACTTCTTGATGCTTATAAAAACAATGATACAGTTTTTTTAGAACATCTCGGTGATTTTATACTATATAAATTGCGTGTTACAGATTCAAAAAAATTATGTAAAATAGTTGAGTGGGAACCTGGCATGGAAAATTTATTTAAATCCGCTGCTTTAGAAAGCAATTACTTTGAAAATTTTATTACTAAATGCAAAACCAAGCGTTATACTCGAGCTAGAATAAATAGATTTTTAATACACTCACTTGTAGATCTAAACAAAGAATCAGTTAAAAATTTCAATTATTTTGGACCTCCGTATATTAGAATACTTGGTATGAATTCTAACGGTCGTAAAGCCCTTAAAACAATATCTAAACAATCTTCTTCACCTATTATTACACGTCCTAGAAATGATCTAAGAAAACTAGATGAGTATGCAAGAACATGCTTTGAATGGGAAGTAAAAACTACTGCTTTATATAATTTAATACGTGACAAAACAGGGAAAGAAGAATTTAGCACTCCTCCTATTGTACTTAAATAA
- the rnc gene encoding ribonuclease III: MAVEHYSVNNLRENLEIEVDDSLLLQAVTHTSYAHEQRKSVIHNERLEFLGDAVLELAISEALYKKHSELPEGELTKIRAELVCEPSLVKIAHKLELGLYLRLGKGEENTGGRKRPSILADTVEAVLGAVFLSQGYDSTKTVIYQLFQDQISDISNKHIGDYKTVVQELTQEKFSQIPQYHIVDEVGPDHDKQFIAEVYLDEKLIGRGKGKSKKVAEQNAAHTALNKLTDE, translated from the coding sequence ATGGCAGTAGAACATTACAGTGTCAATAATCTTAGAGAAAATTTAGAGATAGAAGTAGACGATTCTTTACTACTACAAGCTGTGACTCATACTTCGTATGCACATGAACAAAGAAAATCTGTCATCCACAATGAAAGATTAGAATTTTTGGGAGATGCGGTACTAGAACTAGCAATTAGTGAAGCTTTATATAAAAAACACAGTGAATTACCAGAAGGTGAACTTACAAAAATTCGTGCTGAACTTGTATGTGAGCCTTCTTTAGTAAAAATTGCTCATAAACTTGAATTAGGTTTATATTTACGACTCGGTAAAGGTGAAGAAAATACAGGGGGGCGAAAACGTCCCTCTATTTTAGCAGATACTGTAGAAGCAGTGCTTGGTGCCGTCTTTCTTTCACAAGGTTATGACAGTACAAAAACAGTAATTTATCAACTTTTTCAGGATCAAATTTCAGATATATCTAATAAACACATTGGTGATTATAAAACAGTTGTTCAAGAGTTAACACAAGAAAAATTTAGTCAAATTCCTCAGTACCACATTGTTGACGAAGTTGGACCAGATCATGATAAACAGTTTATCGCTGAAGTTTATCTTGATGAGAAATTAATTGGAAGAGGTAAAGGAAAAAGTAAAAAAGTAGCTGAACAAAATGCTGCACATACAGCTTTGAATAAGTTGACAGATGAATAA
- the fabK gene encoding enoyl-[acyl-carrier-protein] reductase FabK produces MSCYQLMNILDIKYPILQGGMAWVATGELAAAVSEAGGLGVIGAGNAPADVVEEEIKKVKKATDKPFAVNIMLLSPFVDELVDLVVKEQVPVVTTGAGNPAKYMDKFKEADIKVVPVVPSIALAKRMEKLGVNALIAEGAEAGGHIGELTTMTLIPQIVDAVNIPVIAAGGIADGRGVAAVISLGASGIQMGTRFVLAEECTAHRNYKEAIKSAKERDAVVTARSTGHPVRSLKNKLVKEFTKLEKENVPKEEIEQKGAGALAKAVREGDIDFGSVMAGQVAGMLKKEQTAQEIIEEVISEAETILGNFNTDILKR; encoded by the coding sequence ATGAGTTGTTATCAATTAATGAATATTTTGGATATAAAATACCCAATTCTTCAAGGTGGAATGGCTTGGGTAGCCACAGGAGAATTAGCTGCTGCTGTTTCAGAAGCAGGAGGATTGGGAGTTATTGGTGCTGGTAATGCACCAGCTGATGTTGTAGAAGAAGAAATAAAAAAGGTGAAAAAAGCTACTGACAAGCCATTTGCTGTCAATATTATGCTTTTATCTCCTTTTGTTGATGAATTAGTAGATTTAGTAGTTAAAGAACAGGTGCCAGTTGTTACCACTGGAGCTGGAAACCCAGCAAAATATATGGATAAATTCAAAGAAGCTGATATTAAAGTCGTACCTGTAGTTCCCTCTATAGCACTAGCAAAAAGAATGGAAAAACTAGGAGTGAATGCATTAATTGCTGAAGGTGCTGAAGCAGGTGGACATATTGGTGAATTGACTACTATGACATTAATACCACAGATTGTAGATGCTGTTAATATACCAGTAATTGCAGCGGGTGGTATTGCTGATGGACGAGGTGTTGCTGCCGTTATTTCTTTAGGTGCTTCAGGAATTCAAATGGGTACAAGATTTGTTCTAGCTGAAGAATGTACTGCACATAGAAACTATAAAGAAGCTATAAAGAGTGCTAAAGAACGAGATGCTGTTGTAACAGCTAGGTCTACCGGACATCCAGTTAGATCTTTGAAAAACAAGCTTGTAAAGGAATTTACTAAATTAGAAAAAGAAAATGTTCCTAAAGAAGAAATTGAACAAAAAGGAGCAGGCGCATTAGCAAAAGCAGTAAGAGAAGGGGATATTGATTTTGGTTCTGTAATGGCTGGACAGGTAGCAGGTATGCTAAAAAAAGAACAAACTGCACAAGAAATAATTGAAGAGGTCATCTCTGAAGCTGAAACAATTTTAGGGAATTTTAACACTGATATTCTAAAAAGATAG
- a CDS encoding YceD family protein has protein sequence MKVELNSLKSAPDQAKSFEVELSPPEELKEQVAPVHVKFTAKFTGDGVLVTGDLSTTYHDECHRCLKPAEKQIELDFQEEFLQKEKFYDQDKVQDDANTNKKEVVLEEEELSVDYFSGNELDLTDFLRQLLILAIPPKIVCKDSCPGLCPYCGKDLSKEKCNCGQEEVDPRLVKLRELKKDL, from the coding sequence ATGAAAGTAGAATTAAATTCTTTAAAAAGTGCACCAGATCAAGCGAAAAGTTTTGAAGTGGAACTTTCTCCACCAGAAGAGTTGAAAGAGCAAGTGGCTCCTGTCCATGTTAAATTTACTGCGAAATTTACTGGAGATGGAGTTCTTGTAACAGGAGATCTTTCTACTACTTATCATGACGAATGTCATAGGTGTTTGAAGCCTGCAGAAAAACAAATTGAGCTTGATTTCCAAGAAGAATTTCTACAAAAAGAGAAATTTTATGATCAAGACAAAGTACAGGATGATGCAAACACTAATAAAAAAGAAGTAGTACTAGAGGAAGAAGAACTTAGCGTTGATTATTTTAGTGGAAATGAACTTGATCTAACAGACTTTCTTAGACAGCTGTTAATTTTAGCTATACCACCTAAGATTGTCTGCAAGGACTCCTGTCCAGGTCTTTGTCCTTATTGCGGCAAAGATTTATCTAAAGAAAAGTGTAACTGTGGACAAGAAGAAGTTGACCCTCGCTTGGTTAAACTTCGAGAATTAAAAAAAGATTTATAG
- the fabF gene encoding beta-ketoacyl-ACP synthase II, protein MNRVVVTGVGVVSPIGIGKKEFWKSLETGKSGVSHIKAFNPEEHSTKIAAEVNDFEPTDFIPKKEAKRMDRFVQFASAASQMAAEDANLEISDENSEKVGISIGSGIGGLTTLEENHRKLIEKGPKRVSPFFIPMMIANMASGKVSIDLGARGPNLTLVTACATAAHAIGEALELLRRGKADVMITGGAEATISPLAIAGFGAMKALSTRNDEPEKASRPFDKDRDGFVMGEGAGILILETLDHAKERGAPIYAEVSGFGMTGDAHHMTAPCPESKGAIACMEEAIEDANISKTDIQYVNAHGTSTHYNDRLETNAIKEVFSDHASSLAVNSTKSMTGHLLGAAGGIESIATVLSMEKRYIHPTINLENQDPDLDLDYVPNKGRSMDISGALVNNFGFGGTNASLVFKSFEK, encoded by the coding sequence ATGAATAGAGTTGTAGTTACTGGGGTAGGAGTTGTTAGCCCCATAGGAATTGGAAAGAAAGAATTTTGGAAGAGTTTAGAAACGGGAAAAAGTGGTGTTAGTCACATTAAAGCTTTTAATCCGGAAGAGCATTCAACAAAGATAGCTGCCGAAGTAAATGATTTTGAACCAACAGATTTTATCCCTAAAAAAGAAGCAAAAAGAATGGATAGGTTTGTACAATTTGCTTCTGCTGCTAGTCAAATGGCAGCAGAAGATGCAAACTTAGAGATTTCAGATGAAAATTCAGAAAAAGTTGGAATATCTATTGGGTCAGGGATTGGTGGATTAACAACATTAGAAGAGAACCATAGAAAACTAATAGAAAAAGGTCCCAAAAGAGTTAGTCCATTTTTTATCCCAATGATGATAGCTAATATGGCATCAGGTAAAGTTTCGATAGACTTAGGAGCAAGAGGTCCGAACTTAACATTAGTTACTGCATGTGCTACAGCAGCTCATGCAATTGGAGAGGCTTTAGAACTATTAAGACGTGGAAAAGCAGATGTTATGATCACTGGAGGAGCCGAAGCGACTATAAGTCCTCTTGCAATCGCTGGGTTTGGCGCTATGAAAGCCTTGTCTACTAGGAATGACGAACCAGAAAAAGCTAGTAGACCTTTTGATAAAGATCGTGATGGATTTGTTATGGGAGAAGGTGCTGGTATTCTTATATTAGAGACTCTTGATCATGCAAAAGAAAGAGGAGCTCCTATTTACGCTGAAGTTTCTGGATTTGGTATGACAGGAGATGCACATCATATGACTGCTCCTTGTCCAGAGTCTAAAGGTGCAATTGCATGTATGGAAGAGGCTATTGAAGATGCGAACATTTCAAAAACAGATATTCAGTATGTTAATGCACATGGTACATCTACACACTACAATGATCGCCTAGAAACCAATGCTATTAAAGAGGTTTTTTCGGATCATGCAAGCAGTCTAGCGGTTAATTCTACTAAGTCGATGACAGGTCATTTATTAGGTGCAGCTGGAGGAATTGAAAGTATTGCTACAGTACTTTCAATGGAAAAAAGATATATTCATCCTACTATTAACTTAGAAAATCAAGACCCAGACTTAGATCTAGATTATGTACCAAATAAAGGACGTTCTATGGACATTTCGGGGGCATTAGTAAATAACTTTGGTTTTGGTGGCACAAATGCTAGTTTAGTATTCAAATCTTTTGAGAAATAA
- the rpmF gene encoding 50S ribosomal protein L32, with protein sequence MAVPKKRTSKTRKNQRRANKKARAPQFVECPQCREKKLPHRVCLHCGHYKGKEVVDV encoded by the coding sequence ATGGCTGTACCTAAGAAACGTACTTCAAAGACAAGAAAGAATCAAAGAAGGGCGAATAAGAAGGCAAGAGCACCACAATTTGTAGAGTGTCCCCAATGTAGAGAAAAGAAATTACCTCACAGGGTATGCCTTCACTGCGGACATTATAAAGGTAAAGAAGTAGTTGATGTATAA
- the fapR gene encoding transcription factor FapR yields MVDNASNRKLARQRQLKKLVELNPFLTDKDLSEMLQVSVPTIRLDRSELNIPEYRDRISKMARTSYKKIQSLETEDIVGQLVDLKLGEEAVSYLETTNEMTFTKTNIIRGIHLFAQANALAAAIMDAPLALTGSASVRYLRPVKMGERLICRGFVKRSREKQLYIDVNTWVDEEKVFEGTFLIFASKEDDHDC; encoded by the coding sequence GTGGTAGACAACGCTTCAAATCGCAAACTAGCACGACAAAGGCAGTTAAAAAAATTAGTTGAATTAAATCCATTTTTAACGGACAAGGATTTATCTGAAATGTTACAGGTAAGTGTTCCGACAATAAGACTTGATAGATCAGAATTAAATATTCCAGAATATCGTGATCGAATTAGTAAGATGGCTAGAACTAGTTATAAAAAAATTCAATCATTAGAAACCGAAGATATTGTTGGACAATTGGTAGATCTTAAACTTGGAGAAGAAGCTGTTTCTTATTTAGAAACGACTAATGAAATGACATTTACAAAAACTAATATTATTAGAGGGATCCACTTATTTGCGCAAGCTAATGCTCTAGCAGCAGCTATAATGGATGCACCTCTAGCTCTCACAGGATCTGCTAGCGTAAGATATCTACGGCCTGTTAAAATGGGAGAAAGATTAATCTGTAGAGGTTTTGTTAAACGAAGTAGAGAAAAACAGCTTTATATTGATGTAAATACATGGGTTGATGAAGAAAAAGTTTTTGAAGGAACATTTTTAATTTTTGCATCGAAGGAGGATGACCATGACTGTTAG
- a CDS encoding beta-ketoacyl-ACP synthase III, protein MGNSKILGTGKSLPSRILTNKDLEQIVETSDDWITTRTGIKERRVAHNDEATSDLSIEAAKIALEKSGITADQLDQIIVATVTPDMAFPSTACLVQKELGAFNANAFDIEAACTGFLYGLVIADQFITLGTHKYTLVIGAETLTKIVDWEDRNTCVLFGDGAGAAVLGPANQGESGILSFDLGADGSKGELLRQPAGGSRMPTNESTVAERQHFIKMSGNEVFKFAVNVIKETTKRSLEKTNLETSDIDVFIPHQANLRIINSAVKRLNLSKEKTFVNLQKYGNMSAASIPVALDEALEEGKIKKDDIIALVGFGGGLTWGSCIVKW, encoded by the coding sequence ATGGGTAATTCAAAAATCCTAGGAACAGGAAAGAGTTTACCTTCACGAATTCTAACAAATAAGGATCTTGAACAAATAGTAGAAACTAGTGACGACTGGATAACAACTAGAACTGGAATAAAAGAAAGAAGAGTAGCTCATAATGATGAAGCTACTTCTGACCTTTCTATCGAAGCTGCTAAAATTGCGCTTGAAAAAAGTGGTATCACAGCTGACCAGTTAGATCAAATAATTGTAGCAACTGTTACTCCCGATATGGCATTCCCATCCACAGCATGCTTAGTTCAAAAAGAGTTAGGGGCTTTTAATGCTAATGCATTTGATATAGAAGCAGCTTGTACAGGTTTTTTGTATGGGCTTGTTATAGCAGATCAGTTTATCACTTTAGGCACACATAAATATACATTAGTCATTGGGGCAGAAACACTTACAAAAATTGTTGACTGGGAAGATCGAAACACTTGTGTTCTTTTTGGTGATGGAGCTGGTGCTGCGGTTTTAGGACCAGCAAATCAGGGTGAAAGTGGAATTTTATCATTTGATTTAGGTGCTGATGGTTCAAAAGGGGAGTTACTTAGACAACCAGCAGGTGGCTCACGGATGCCAACTAATGAATCAACAGTAGCCGAAAGACAACATTTTATAAAAATGAGTGGAAATGAAGTTTTTAAATTTGCAGTTAATGTTATTAAAGAAACAACTAAGAGATCTTTAGAAAAGACAAATTTAGAAACTAGTGATATAGATGTTTTTATCCCTCATCAAGCCAATTTACGCATAATAAATTCTGCGGTTAAAAGACTGAATTTAAGTAAAGAAAAAACATTTGTTAATTTACAAAAATACGGGAATATGTCTGCAGCATCAATACCAGTAGCTCTCGATGAAGCTCTAGAAGAAGGTAAAATCAAAAAAGATGACATAATTGCACTAGTTGGCTTTGGTGGAGGTTTGACGTGGGGATCGTGTATTGTTAAGTGGTAA
- the fabD gene encoding ACP S-malonyltransferase, with the protein MSKLAFLFPGQGAQYVGMGKFLYDNYEVAKETFRTADDVLGFQITEKIFNGTDEDLRRTELTQPAILTTSVASARVLQDLGFKPQGAVGLSLGEYGALVTANAINFDQALTLVQKRGRFMQEAVPEGKGKMVSILGLDEKKVEEACEKARENSNSVVVPANYNSPNQIVISGDNKGVDQAQSLCKEIGAKRVKELSVSAPFHCELLAPASVKLEHELENLEIRNPEIPVISNVTGEAFTSADEVKEKLIKQVKSPVLLHQSFSELITMGFDYFVEVGPRNTLCKLLKKVDRKVFQTSVDTKEDLDKLISNKEDLLNE; encoded by the coding sequence ATGAGTAAATTAGCATTTCTATTCCCAGGGCAAGGTGCTCAATATGTTGGTATGGGTAAGTTTTTATATGATAACTATGAAGTAGCTAAAGAGACTTTCAGAACTGCTGATGATGTTTTAGGATTTCAAATTACAGAAAAAATATTTAATGGGACTGATGAAGATCTACGTCGTACTGAATTAACACAACCAGCTATTTTGACAACTTCTGTAGCATCTGCTAGGGTATTACAGGACTTAGGGTTTAAGCCACAAGGTGCTGTTGGGTTAAGTTTAGGTGAGTACGGTGCATTAGTTACAGCTAATGCTATTAATTTTGACCAAGCTTTAACTTTAGTACAAAAACGTGGGCGTTTCATGCAAGAAGCAGTGCCAGAAGGAAAAGGAAAGATGGTATCGATATTAGGCTTAGATGAGAAGAAAGTTGAAGAGGCTTGTGAAAAAGCAAGAGAAAATAGTAATAGCGTTGTAGTACCTGCTAATTACAATAGTCCTAATCAGATAGTTATTTCTGGTGATAATAAAGGAGTAGATCAAGCGCAAAGCCTTTGTAAAGAAATAGGAGCAAAACGAGTGAAAGAGCTTTCAGTAAGCGCTCCATTTCACTGTGAATTATTAGCTCCTGCTTCAGTGAAGTTAGAACATGAACTTGAAAATTTAGAAATTAGAAACCCTGAAATACCTGTAATTTCTAATGTGACAGGAGAAGCGTTTACTTCAGCTGATGAAGTAAAAGAAAAATTAATAAAACAAGTTAAATCCCCAGTACTTTTACATCAGTCGTTTAGTGAATTAATTACAATGGGTTTTGATTACTTTGTTGAGGTAGGTCCACGAAATACATTATGCAAATTACTTAAAAAGGTTGATCGAAAAGTTTTTCAGACTTCTGTAGATACGAAAGAAGATCTTGATAAATTGATATCAAATAAGGAGGATCTTTTGAATGAGTAA